A window of the Deltaproteobacteria bacterium genome harbors these coding sequences:
- a CDS encoding tetratricopeptide repeat protein — protein sequence MVKFFILLILIFLNCCAAGQRAAFRPAYEEDLQSAKRLIQNGQRRQAIDELSMLIEMNPKDEKPRFLRALAYQGLEEYTLAIEDYEKILEKKQDHAKAHYNLGMIYAFKLNDSKKALEHLDEFLSLEPAHPESYSVAKIICSLDSPSFSQDKTSSDPLSSLEKIYETADRDERIKKLQEVASHTSDSPLPHYFLAKSLEEAGEEGEAIHSYRKAIEIRPSCVPCHTLLGELLIRKNKKKEGELHLMKARLFGPGREIE from the coding sequence ATGGTGAAATTTTTTATTTTATTAATTCTGATCTTCTTAAATTGCTGTGCGGCGGGACAGAGGGCTGCCTTCCGACCTGCCTACGAAGAGGACCTTCAATCAGCGAAACGTCTTATTCAAAATGGTCAGAGACGTCAGGCGATCGATGAACTCTCTATGCTGATCGAAATGAATCCAAAGGATGAAAAGCCCAGATTTCTACGAGCGCTCGCCTATCAAGGACTGGAGGAATACACGCTGGCGATCGAAGACTATGAGAAAATACTGGAGAAGAAGCAGGACCATGCAAAAGCACACTACAATTTGGGGATGATCTACGCCTTTAAACTGAATGATTCTAAAAAAGCCCTCGAGCATCTCGACGAATTTTTGTCCCTGGAACCGGCCCACCCTGAATCGTACTCAGTGGCCAAGATCATCTGCTCGTTGGACAGCCCCTCTTTCTCACAAGACAAAACGTCATCAGATCCACTGAGTAGCCTCGAAAAAATTTACGAAACAGCTGATCGCGATGAGAGGATTAAAAAACTGCAAGAAGTTGCCTCTCACACAAGCGACTCTCCACTCCCCCATTATTTTTTGGCAAAAAGTCTTGAGGAGGCCGGAGAAGAAGGAGAGGCGATTCATTCTTATCGGAAGGCGATCGAAATCCGCCCCAGCTGTGTCCCGTGCCATACCCTTTTGGGTGAACTCCTGAT